The DNA window GATTCGTTTCGTTGCTCTGCTCAGGCGGGGTGTTTCCAATTAATTCGGGTGATCCGTGCGAGCTACCTGTAGCTTCATGTTAGAAACCGAGTGAAATTTGGATTTATGTTGAGAGGAGTTGTGCTGAAGCTGCTGTACTAGTTGCTACGAGCCGATTGATTCGTTAGGACCTCTTTGGTGTTATCCTGTGACAGGCAATGCTTAAAATGGAACAGGGGGCATAAGATCTAGGTGGGACTAAGGGGAAGAGAGAGAATCCAAACAAGTAAGGACTTCAAATCACGGTTCCTTGAAAGAACCATAGAGCATATACCTTTTTTAGCATGCGGGATTTGACTTTTGAGGGGATACAAGGTATCTTCGTGTGATTCTAGAGGTCGGGCATAAGCATCTGGAACGATATGCTGCTCACAAAAAAATGCTTTGATACCTGTGTAAGGCTGTGTGTTTCGAAATTGCTTGGGTTATGTTTTGTGTCTACATTTATTATTGAGATTGTCTGAGGTTTTTGAGGGAACCATATTAAATTCTGAGAATCGGATGCTAAAGTTGCTAGAGTATCAAGTCTATGCCACATCTGTCAAAGCGTGATACTTGACCATTTCTTACATTAAAAGGCAGTTTCGTTGGACAATTGTATTATGCAATCTGAAATCTGAGTAATTCAGTTCAATTGCTTTAACTTGATTGATGGGATGTGCAAAATCTTTTGGTACCGGCTCTGCTGAATTTTCATTCAAGGGGCCAAGTTGACATGGACAAAAAAGGGTAATTCAATAGACAGTGGCTTTGGGTGTCATACTTTGGAATTTCAGGGAGTAGTTGACTATTCAGCTTGTTTGGGTAAATTTTTTTAGTATTGCTGTCGTCATGGAGGTGCCTATTCTATGTGCCTTCTACATATGTCCTTCTGAATATAAGCCTTGTTATATCAAAACTGCAACGCCTGAGCAGTATTCCTATAGTTCCACCATGTTGTTCTTCTGTCATATATACTCACTTCTCAGATCAGAGTTAGAATTCTGATCAGCCATTTCTTTCTTTGGACGGCCTGTGATGAAGTTCTTTCTTTCATGTCCCAGGATGTTCTGGTGGTATGCTCATCTAGGGGATGGACAGATGAAAAGCACATGCTCTATCTTCAATTATTGGAAGAAACATTTGTGAGCCAATTACATGACAGTGAACGCAGTTTGAAGGGACTGTTCAATCTCTCTCCAAGATACTGTGGACGTGTGAAGTCAGCTAAGCAAATCGTTAAATATGCCAaacctgatcaggtataggcaAAAGCCTCATTCCCTTATTCATTGACACAAAAAATGGAATGATATAGTTCTAACAAATCAAATTGCTGTGTTTCGTTTGTATCATGTGGCAGGGATTTTGTGGGATAGTTGATGCTGACAAAGTCAACACCAGCATGAAGGTTGAGCTTGTGGACTCACCTTCTTGTGGAAACCAGCAAGATGGAAAAGTCCATTCTATGGATGATAATGCATCAACCACCGAACCTGTAGAAGAAGCCATTTCCCAAGCAAGGGCAACGAACTCTGAACAATGTTCCACATGCTATGTTGGCAAGCACAGACATTCCCCTTCTAGGAGTGCAGGTAGGGGGTATATGTTGAATGTCCTTTTGCAAATGCTATGACATATGACCCTAGTTACTTCAGAAAAGGAACAATTTTTTTCCAAATATTTATTGTCTTCTATGAGATTATCGAAAAAAATAAGCAACAATTGATTTCCCAAACCTGTATTTACTTGTGCACGCCTGATTTGATTTTCTTAAAAGTATAAGCTGTGCAATACCATTGTTGAATATGTGGATTGGGAAAATGCATCATCTTTCTCAGTATCTTGTTTTCTTATCTGTCTAAGCAGCATAAGTGTACCCTGGGAATCATGTGATTTGTTCCTCTAGTGCTTCatattttgttttatttttttaccTTTATCAGTTTGGCACCAGATTTTGAATACATAATATGTAAAGGTATTAAGTTCATTTACTTGAGTGACATGGCCAGATTTTTACAAGAGAACTACTCGTGCATTTACTCAGAGGGGTCGGATCAGAACTTTGATGAGGAGACCAAAGGGATTGGAGAATCAAGAAGAGGATGCAGCCAAAAGCGATTGAAATCTTACAAAGTTATGAGGGATGATCAGGTAATGCTGTAATGGAGGGAGCGGTCTTCACATTTTTAGTTGTGCTGTCATTATTCCATCCTTATTGAATGCATTCTTGATCGCATCCCATGGTTCATAGGTGGTTCTATCCGCGAAGGCAGAATGCCAAAAAGTAGGAGGCCTCATTGCAAGCAACAAACCTGAAGATAAATATAATGGCACATCGAAGGTGGATGCTAGATCACTGGATGCAGAAGCTAGATCTCCCATGTGCAAAAATGATGGATCAAAAGGATAACCTAACGTCCACGGAGTGTTCTCTGCAGCTAACAAACAAACTCACCTAGTAGTAATTGATAGAATCACCATGAGCTGTAGACCAGAGAGGAAAACTGAAGTAGGGCAAGTTTGGAACATAAACTAGCCTACCTTTCATGCTGGTTTGGCAACTCAAAATAGTTTGTTAGATATACCACTTTTGTTTGATTTAGAGATGATTTTGAAGGTTTTGTTGTGTTTCTGAGTGGCTATGGTTTAGGGTCTGTAAGCCATATTGAGTGTCATCGTATTATTTTACTGTCATATCTGTCATGGTGTGGAGACGAAATTCTGATGGTTGCTGCCGGTTCATATGGTTATTGTAGGATCTCAACTTCGTACACAAtgaaaacagaaaaaaaaaaccattgtaatttttctacaaattcaaAGATATATTCAGATAAAATAATGGTCACAGGTATGCCTTAAAGACAGTGCTGATATTCTAAAACCTAAACAATTAAATTAGACCCAAGGTAGCATTCAATCTTGTACCAGCATAGTGAAAAGTGAAATTTTGAAACATGGTGTCAGACTTCTGCTTATTTGTGCAAAGGCAATGGAAATTTCATGCAGATAAATTTAGCATTAGGTAGTATTGATAACAAAACTGAACAAATCAAGGGGATAACTAACCAGAAATTATTCAGCGTTGTCAGTGATTTCACGGAACATGCACGATGACATTCTATTTGGTTTTCTGTTCTAAAAGAACATGTCAAAATATTCACCTTTGACATGAGTTCTCACAGAAAGCAGCCCTTCATGATCATCTTTTAACCATCCATAATTCTTCAGAAAAGAAAATACAAAAGATATTTCAGTGGCAAAGGTGAATTATCAGCTCTCAATTTGATCTGGCATATGACCTTTATTGTTCTTGGCTCTTAC is part of the Panicum hallii strain FIL2 chromosome 2, PHallii_v3.1, whole genome shotgun sequence genome and encodes:
- the LOC112883565 gene encoding uncharacterized protein LOC112883565 isoform X2, producing the protein MMDEGPADLRELVRLPDVLVVCSSRGWTDEKHMLYLQLLEETFVSQLHDSERSLKGLFNLSPRYCGRVKSAKQIVKYAKPDQGFCGIVDADKVNTSMKVELVDSPSCGNQQDGKVHSMDDNASTTEPVEEAISQARATNSEQCSTCYVGKHRHSPSRSAEGSDQNFDEETKGIGESRRGCSQKRLKSYKVMRDDQVVLSAKAECQKVGGLIASNKPEDKYNGTSKVDARSLDAEARSPMCKNDGSKG
- the LOC112883565 gene encoding uncharacterized protein LOC112883565 isoform X1; amino-acid sequence: MMDEGPADLRELVRLPDVLVVCSSRGWTDEKHMLYLQLLEETFVSQLHDSERSLKGLFNLSPRYCGRVKSAKQIVKYAKPDQGFCGIVDADKVNTSMKVELVDSPSCGNQQDGKVHSMDDNASTTEPVEEAISQARATNSEQCSTCYVGKHRHSPSRSAGRGFLQENYSCIYSEGSDQNFDEETKGIGESRRGCSQKRLKSYKVMRDDQVVLSAKAECQKVGGLIASNKPEDKYNGTSKVDARSLDAEARSPMCKNDGSKG